The Oryctolagus cuniculus chromosome 5, mOryCun1.1, whole genome shotgun sequence genome includes a region encoding these proteins:
- the LOC100347410 gene encoding FUN14 domain-containing protein 1, with amino-acid sequence MMTYNPLPQEYESDDNSYEVLDITEYARRHHWWYQVFGHSLGPMVEKYSVATQIVMGGVTGWCAGFLFQKVGKFAATALGGGFLLLQIARYSGYVQIDWKRVENDLNKATRQIKQRANKATPEISNIIEEATECIKQNIVISSGFLGGFLLGFAS; translated from the coding sequence ATGATGACCTATAACCCCCTGCCCCAAGAATATGAAAGTGATGACAACTCTTATGAAGTGTTGGATATAACTGAATATGCAAGAAGACACCACTGGTGGTATCAAGTGTTTGGCCACAGTTTGGGACCTATGGTAGAAAAATACTCAGTAGCTACCCAGATTGTAATGGGTGGTGTGACTGGCTGGTGTGCAGGATTTTTATTCCAGAAAGTCGGAAAATTTGCAGCAACTGCATTAGGGGGTGGTTTTCTTCTGCTTCAGATTGCCAGATACAGTGGCTATGTGCAAATTGACTGGAAGAGAGTTGAAAACGATTTAAACAAAGCAACAAGGCAGATTAAGCAACGAGCAAATAAAGCAACACCTGAAATCAGCAATATTATCGAAGAAGCAACAGAATGTATCAAACAGAACATTGTGATATCCAGTGGATTTCTGGGAGGCTTTTTGCTAGGCTTTGCATCTTAA